AGCGCTATCGTCCATAGCAGCACTGTCGCCGTGGATGCATGATCGATGAGGAGCAGGCTGTAGGTGATAAGGCCAACTGCCAACAGCAAAGGTCCGAGACGAATGGCACGGCGGCGGGTCACTTCTGAATTGATCGATACGGCAAAAAGCTGTGCGATCACCCAGGCGAGTGACAGAACGGCACCCAATAGCCCTGCCAATAGAGGGCTGAGACCGGCGAGTTGCTGGCTGAACAAGGGGATAAAGTTTTCGAGCATGACGCCAGCGCTCAATGCTGCGACGGTCAGGTAAGTCCATTTCAACGAATTGCCCGGCAGATAGGTTATGCGCGGGAGGATGGTGTTTGTGGCACCGCGTTCAATCGATACGAAGACGATAAGCAAAAGAATGCCGATGCCGACAGCAATCAATGTTGGTAAGCCGATTGGCAGAATAGAGCTGATGCTAATTGCGATAATTGCCAGCAACAGAGGGATAAGTGAAGCAAATGGCACGGGCGCGCGATAGCCGCTGGCCTTTGACTGTTTGAAGGAGCCACGGGCAATGATGGCCAGCAGAAGTGCGGCCGCTGCCAGTGCGGCATAGGCCCATCGCCACAAACCAAATTCTGCAAACAAGCCACCCAATGACGGGCCGAACAGCGTGCCAAGCCCCCACATTGCGGAAACAACACCTGTCGCACGCGCCCAGAGCTTTTCAGGAAGGGCAGACCGGATCACAGCATAGCCGAGACCAGCGAGCAGACCACCGCCCAGCCCCTGAACAACGCGGGCCGCAATCAGCAATTCCATTGTAGGGCTGATCGCAGCACCAATCGCTCCGAGAGCAAAGATTGTGAAGGCGATAACATAGGCAGATGCGGCACCCTTCCAGTCGAGTACACGACTTACGAACAGCGATGCAACAATGGCTGCAATGACGAAGGCCGTTGTGACCCACGCATAATAATTTTGCCCACCAATATCCATAACAATGGAAGGCATCAGAGCTGCCGTGAAATAAAGATTCATTGCATAGAGCAGAATGCCACCCGCCATGACGGAAACAACGGCCAGATGCCGACCTGAAAACAGATCAGCCCAGTTGGCTGAAGACGCGTCGAGGCTCCCGGCCTCGTGTGAGAGTCCAGTCATTGTAGTTCTCCATAGTGTAGAGCTTGAGTTAGTTTTCTGGGTGTACGCCCTGAGACAGAATGAGTGTCAGCAATGACACGGTGAGCACGATCAGAGGTGCAATCGCCTGGTCGTATTCGGCATGAAAAAGCGTCGTGAGACTGGCTGCTGCCATGACAAAACTGCCTATTGCAGCACCCAGTTTTCGTGTGGCTGGGTTGATCAACAATGCTGCGGCCGCCAGTTCCAGAGTAGCGGTTATATAGTGAAACCAGTCCGGATAGCCCCAGCGGGCATAGGAGGCCGCGTTCTGGGGTGAAAGCAAAAAATTGCCATAAGCGCCGAACACAAAAAATGCAGCCAGCAAAAAAGCAAGGCCAGTGGTGAAGACGGAGCGGATAGTCATGTTGCGAATTCTCAGATTGGGCGCGACAAAACCCGTCGCCCGAACTGGTATTTTCGGGCGTGACATTTCGTCTGTACTGCTGTTTTAGGTGCATCTGCCGAGGCAGAATGGTATATTAGAGTTATCACTCTATTTATGCTCGACCCAGTGTCAAGCATAATTAGAATGAATGATCTATTTATGGAGATATGAATGGTTCGCACCGTCAATCCTGAAAAGCACGAAGAAAAGCGGTTGGAGATTCTGGAAGCTGCACATCGCTGTTTTTTGCGCGAAGGATTGCAGGGCGCATCCATTGCAAAAATCTGCAAGGAGGCGGAAATCAGCCCCGGCCATCTCTACCACTACTTCTCCAGCAAGGAGGAAATCGTGGAGCAAATGGCAGATGAATATCTGCGTAAGTTGCATGGAGATTTTGCAAGCCATCCGGAAGGGCAAGACACTGCCACTGTGTTGCTGTCAGAACTCTGGGGCATGAGCGGTTGGAATGAGGTCGATCATTGCCGCATTCTGTTTGAGCTGTTGTCTGAGGCGGGCCGAAGCGAGCGTATCAGGGAAATTCTGCGCAACAATACAGCCAGCATTCGCAGAATGCTGGCTGATACCTTGAAAGCAGGGCAGGCTCGCGGCGAAGTCGATCCATCGCTGGATGTAGGGCATACGAGTGCGATGCTGATTGCGGTGCTGGATGCAGCGCCCATGCTGCCTTTGATGGTGCCGGATGTGAGCTTTGAGGAGAGCCGCAAGCTGTTGACCACGATGATCACACGTTTCCTGCGGCCTCAATAATCTACTCTATCAGGGGTGCAACTGTGCGCCCTTGATCGCTTTGTCGATGTCTTTCTTGGGGCCATGAAGAGCGAGGCCGACCAGATCCGGTGTATCGGCATTTTCGGCACGGAAGACTTCGCGATTGGCAGCATCGTGGCCGGTTGCAAACATCGCACGGACATAGGCTGCACGCGTTAAATCCCGTTGCAGGGATTGCTGCCATGCGCGTTGGAGAATTTCGAGTGACGCTGAAAATACGACCACCGGCTGGCTGAACAGACGGGCATGTTCCCGCCCGAGCGCATCCACATATGGCTCGCCAATACCATTTGGAACTGCACCGGCAATACCAGAGGCCAAAAAAGCCGTGACATTGAGTTTTTGCCAGATTTGCAGATCGCTTTGCACCAGAATGGCAATTTTTGTATCGAAAATCATAGGATGCTCCTTTTAAAAAACGCATCCCGAAAAGTGTGTGATTGTTTTCGGAAAAGATGCGCGCTCAAAATGGAGCAGGTAGCGTAGCTAACGCGGCAAATCTGGAACGTTTGTGCGCCCACGACGATATTGTGCTGGCGTTAGTCCATAAGCGCGTCGAAACCATCGGCCCATATGGCTTTGATCGGCAAAGCCACTCAGCATGGCGGCCTGTGCAGGCGTTTCCTGCTCACGCAATAACCGACGTGCAGCAGCGAGCCGCAATTGCACCAGATAGGCGTGAAGCGAGGTTCCGTAGCGGCGTCGAAAACTGCGCGAAAGGGAGAAGCGATCGGTCGCGCCGACGGCTTCGACCAATTGCTCAAGTCCGATATCTTCTTCAAAATGTGCGCGGAGATAGTCCATCGCCCGTGCAGAAATATCAGATGCGATAATGTCAGGCTTAGGCTCTGCTCGTCCGAGATGTCTGCAAAGAAGTGCAATGATTTGGTCGCGGCTTTCTTCAACCGACAGCCGTGGTGCGGCTTCAATAATCAGACTTGTGGTTCGCATCACTGCCTGCGCCAGTTGAGGGTCGTCGGTTAATGTGCTGCGAAATCCGATTGCAGCATCGTTGCCACCCATTTCCTGTCTAATCAGCGATTGCGGCAGATAAAGCATGGAATAGGCAAAGCCATCGTCCTGAATAGCCTGCCCATCATGCAATTCGCCCGGCTCAATGAGCATAATCTTGCCAGTGGTACTCTGACGTCGCTGTCCGCGACAGAAAAAATCCTGCACACCATAATGCGTCACGCCCACCAGCCATTCATCATGGAAATGCATGTCATAGGCATGGCTATGAAACCGTGCACCCAAAGCTTCAAGCCCCGTTGTCTGATCGCGCCGAAGCTGAAAAGCATCGCGCGCCGTATGATGGGTCTTAACCAAACACGCCACCTTCATCAGCATCGACAGTGATCGATAATGTTACATGACGTGGGCGGGTGAGGGCAAAGAGCACGGATTCGACGATATCGCGACTGGTGGCCGCTTGACCTTTCTGCCGATTGGCCGAAGCTTCCCAACTATTATCCAGTGGCGAAGCGTCTTCGAGATATGGTGGATGAACGACGATGGAACGGACAGGTGTTCCCGCAAGCTTTTGCCGTAGGCCATCCGCGAGTGCGGCCTGCGCGCGCTTCGCGGCATAGAAAGGCACCGAAACAGTCTGTAACGGCGCGTTGGGCAAACCACTGATCGAGCCGATTGTTATGATATCCGGGCTGTTTGAATTATTGAGTGCAGGCAGAAGCCCTTGTGTGAACAGGAACGTTCCTGTGACAGCGGCATTGATGACGCCTGCAACTTCTGCCTCTGAATAGTCTTCCTGTCTGTCTTCAAGCCACATCGCGCCGTTGTTTACGAGAATGTCGATTGTAGGATGGCTCGCTTTAATGGCGTCGATGGCAGCCGTAACGCTTGCCATATCAGCGAGATCAACCTGCACGGTATCAACTCTGCGTCCGGAATGTTTTGTAATCTTATCGGCAGTGTCTTCGAGAGCTTTCATACTACGCCCGCAAAGCACGACATTGCATCCGGCTTCGGCCAGTGAGAAGGCGAGCGCTGCGCCAAGGCCGCGGGCAGCGCCCGTTACAACAGCGGTGGTTCCTTCAAAGCGTGACATAGGCTCTCCAGTCATTTTGTATGCGATGCGTTTTGCGTCGAATTATGTGCGGATAGATAGTGCGAATGGAAGCGCGATGCGAGCTTTCAAAAATCCCCTCCCACAAGTGTTACAGCAGGTAGGCTTCCTCAATGATAGAATCTGTAGTATAGTCCCCTATACTATATTTCAGCAGCAGGTTCTCATGTCGCACACCATCCACCAGAAGGAAAAGCTCATTGCCCGCGTTCGCCGCATCAAGGGGCAGCTCGAAGGCGTTGAGCGCGCACTGGCTTCGGAAGCAGCCTGTGCCGAAGTGTTGCGGCAGCTTGCATCAGCGCGCGGAGCGCTGACCGGACTAACAGCGGAGGTGATGGAGGATCATCTGCGTGAACATGTTGTCGAAATCGACGACGCTGGTGAACGTCGAAAGGGTGGTGACGAGATGATCGAGGTCATCCGCGCCTATATGAAATAGTAAGGAGCGTCCCATGGCTGGGAACCATCACCACGCACATTATTCAGTTCATAATTCATCGGCGTCGCATGAACACGTCTTTCTCGGCGAAGACCATCATCGAAACGAACGCAAGGTCTGGCTTGTTATTGCTCTGACTGCGACCATGATGGTCGTCGAAATCATTGCGGGCTCGATTTATGGTTCCATGGCTCTCGTAGCTGACGGCTGGCATATGTCCACCCATGCAGGCGCCATGCTGATTACCGCGCTCGCCTATTCCTATTCACGACGTCACGCGCATGATCCGCGTTTCAGTTTCGGTACCGGAAAGCTGGGCGATCTCGCTGGTTTTGCTAGCGCCGTAGTGCTGGCCCTGATTGCCTTGTTGATTGGGTGGGAGAGCTTCCTTCGCCTGACAAACCCGATTGAGATCAGCTTTAATCAGGCAATTGCAGTTGCCGTGGTGGGACTGGTCGTCAATCTCGTCAGTGCATGGCTGCTGAAAGACGATCACGGCCACCACCATGGGCACAGCCATCATCACGAACATGACCATGACCATGACCATAATGATGAAACAGGTCATACGCATGAGAAGGTGCGGGATAACAATCTCCGGGCGGCCTATCTGCATGTTTTAGCTGACGCACTGACCTCTGTGCTTGCGATTGCCGCACTTCTGGTTGGCAAAAGCTATGGCTGGCTCTGGGCCGATCCATTGATGGGTGTTGTTGGGGCGCTGGTTATTGCGCGCTGGTCGTGGGGACTGATCCGTGATTCCGGTCAGGTTCTGCTTGATGCTGTTCCAGAAGCGGGGCGCCTCAAGAACGAAATCATGAACCACCTTGAGCGTTCGGGGGATCACATCACCGATCTGCACATCTGGCAGATCGGTCCGGGACATCATGCGGCGATTGTTGCGATTGCCTCGCATAGCCCCAAGTTGCCGTCTGTTTATAAGGAACGCCTCGGTCATATCCATGGATTGTCTCATGTGACTGTCGAAGTGGACGCAGCCTGATCTTTGCATCAAGGGTTGAGTCTGCATCCTTGGTCTGCTAATCCGCCGCCTCCTGAAAATCCCCACCATCAGAGGCAGATCATGACGACAGTGAACCAGAGCCAGTTTGACGGCGTCACACTGGGCATCGACTTCGGCACGACAAATACTGTTTTGTCGCTTGCATCGCCCGATGGTTCGACTGCAGTGCTGAGTGTGCCGAAAGATGGCGTCGATATCGCCGGTTATCGCTCGATCCTGTGTTTCTGGCAGGATCGGGAAACCGGCGAACGCACATCGGAAAGCGGGCCGTGGGCGATGGATGCATTTGTGAATGCGCCGCATTCGACCCGTATGTTGCAGTCTTTCAAGACCTTTGCGGCTCAAAAATCTTTCACCGACACACCGGTCTTCGGCAAACGTTTCAAGTTTGAAGATATTCTTGAGACGTTTCTGGAATCAGTTGCTGCGCGTCTTGGGGATCGGCTGCCTCCGAAGGGCAATCGTGTTGTCATTGGACGCCCCGTCATCTTTGCAGGTGCAACGCCGGACGAAGAGCTGGCCATGCAGCGTTATGAAAAAGCGTTCCGCGCTTTTGGCTTCACAGATATTCATTATGTCTATGAGCCGGTGGCGGCTGCATATTTCTACGCACAGGAACTGAAAGCCGAGTCGACTGTTCTCGTTGCTGACTTTGGTGGCGGCACGAGCGACTTCTCCATTGTGCGGTTCGAAGTGGGCGCGGATGGCCTGAGTTTCACGCCGCTGAGCCAGACGGGTCTCGGCATTGCGGGCGATACATTCGATTATCGCATCATCGACAATGCGGTATCGCCGCTGCTTGGCAAGAATGGTGAATATAAATCCTTCGGCAAGCGCTTGCCGGTGCCCAAGCACTATTATGCAAATTTCGCACGCTGGAACACATTGTTCCTGATGAATTCGCCCGCAACGATTCGCGCTCTGACCGATCTTGCCAAGAATGCTGTCGATCCGGAGCCGCTCGAACATTTCATTCACCTGATCGAAAATGATTATGGTTATGAGATCTATCGCGCGGTCTCAAATCTCAAAGTCCGTTTGTCATCGGAAAGAATTTCCGAGCTTCACTTCAAGGCGGACGATTTCGAGATCCGCTCAGACATTACCCGCAACGACTTCGATAATTGGATCGCCGATGATGTGGCGAATATCGAGCAGTCGGTCGAGCAGGCTGTGGAGAATGCAGGCCTGACGTTTGACGGGATCGACCGCGTGTTCCTGACGGGCGGCACTTCCTTTGTGCCCGCGATCCGTACCGCTTTTGAGAAGCGTTTCCCCGACGCGATGGTGACAAGCTCGAACCAGTTTGATTCGATTGCCAATGGTCTGGCATTGATTGGTCAGAGCACAGACATCGAACGTTGGGCTGTTAAAGCAGCTTAAGGCATGATGGTAATCGGGGTGCCATTTGGCACCTTGGACCATATTTCGCGCATTTCAGCATTGGTCACGCCGATGCAGCCATCCGTCCAGTCCCAAAGGTGATGCACCGGTGCAAGCAAGCCCCAACCATTGGGCAAGCCGTGGATCATGATATTGCCGCCGGGCGAATACCCGGCCGCATCGGCGGCGTTCTGATCTGCTGCATTCGGATAGGAAACATGCAAGCTCAGATGTGCCATTGAGCGCGGATTGCGCCAGTCGATGATGTAAGCGCCTTCGGGCGTCTTCTGATCACCTTCGCGCGCCTTGTGTCCTCCATCGCCATTCCCACCAAGCGCAATGCGATATGTGCCAATCACGGTGCCATCCCGAAGCAGGGTCATCCGGCGTTCGCCTTTATTGACCTCTATGGCATCGGCTTGTTGTCCGGCGGGAGCAGGCTGCGGTGGTTCACCAGAACCAATGCGCGCCATAACCTTTGTATAGCCAAACAAAGCAACAGCGATGACAACGACAGCGAAGAGGATTTTCTTGATCATATTGCCCGCTTATTTCTGCTCTGTGGCCTGTTCAAGACCGTTTTTCCAGATGTCTTTTAAAAGCACAAGTCTCGCGGCTTCGCATTGTGATGATCGGGATGGGCGGCTAAGCTTACTTGAAGTCCTCAAGAATGCGGAGCCAAGGCCCACTTATGTCGATAATCGCTGAACAAAAATCGGAACGATTTTCCGAAAATTTGCGCAAAAGCGCTGAGCCATTCTGGTCCGAGGCCGTTCAACACCGTTTGGTGCAGGAAATGTTTGATGGCTCTGTTCCGCAGGAAGTTATGAAGCGCTATCTCGTTCAGGATCATCGCTTTATCGATTGCTTCCTGTCGCTCCTGGGTGGCGTACTCGTCAATTGCGATAATATGGATGCCAAGCTGACACTTGGGCGCTTCATCGGCATGATTAGTAATGACGAAAATTCTTATTTTGAACGCGCTTTTGCTGCGCTCGATGTAAGCCATGTTGAACGTTATGATGCACCAGACGCGGAACCAACCGCAGCCTTTAAAGCATTAATGCTGGAAGCTGCGACTTCGGGTTCGTATGCCGCCTGTCTCTCCGTTCTGACGGTTGCAGAATGGCTTTATCTCGATTGGGCGCAAAAGGCTCCCAGCAACCTACCCGAAAGTTTTGTTTTCTCTGAGTGGATTGTTTTACACGACAACCCTTATTTTTCAGATTTTGTTGCCTTTCTGAGATCAGAGCTTGATCGAGTTGGGCCTCAGACGGAAGCAGAATGCCGTAGCTTTTTTCAGCGCGCCGTAGAGCTTGAGAAGGCCTTCTTCGATTCAGCCTATGAATAACTCAGGTTAGTTTCGCAGGCAGTCAATGATTGTTGTCTCACAAACAGGTGTCTGGGCGCGACTTTCTGGATTGTCGCGCCAATGCTTGTACGTGATCCAAAACTCCACGTCCTTATAGGCATAGGTTTTGGCTTGCTTCTGAGTGCGACTCTTATCGAGTGCGTCGGGCGTAATGACCATATGGTGAGCGAGCCGTTTGAACACCCAGGGCTTAGCCCCTTTCTTATGCTCGAACACTTCCAGATGATAGTAAGGGTCATTGTGTGCCGGGTCAGGCACCTGATGAATGTCAGCCCAACGCGTTAACTTCACCGTATCAGCGAGAATGATTGTACGGTCTGGCGTCTGAGCATTCACTATTGGAGCCGCAAAGGTGAGGGCTGCCAGCGCCAATATAAGAACTTTCGATCGCTTTTTGCCCATTATTCAAAATTCCTTCTGCATCCGAGTTAAAGCGCAGGCGTTTCACCCTGCACATATTTGCTATTGAGAAGGCTAAAAAAGCAAATGAAAACAAACAGCCATCAAACACCGTTAATTCAAAATTAATCAACATTTTCAAAGGGTAAACAAAGGCGCGTTAACGATCCATCAAGGTTAATACTCCATTATTCGCTATAGTTAAGTAATCGTTGCGAGTGGAGTTTGCGGTGCGTTTTGGTTCCATACGAGCGCTGTTTGGCCGGTCAAAGGCCGTAGCCGAGCCGGTATGGCACTATCCGGTGACGGGCTATTGCCCGGAGGATGGTCGCTATTACGCCGTACGCGCAAAACCGCGTCAGGTTCTGCATAAGCCGCATCGTCTCGTGCCGCTGGTTCTGGCGGCAATCACCTATCTCTTCAATTCCAATGCAATCGCCTTTCAGGACATGGCCAGCCTTGTGCCGACGGCTGATATAGCCGGTCATCGCTGGACCGCGTTTGTTGCCAAAGCTCCCGTCGGATCGCTCCATCAGGCAGAAATGCCTTTTGTCGACGCCACGACCGTCACTGGCAGCATCGCCAGCAGCGGTATCGAAGTTCCGGGTATTGGTCGCGTAGCGCTTTCGGGTGGCAAGAAGACTGCCAAGCTGGGTGTTGACGATCCCAATCCCGATGAAAACCGCATCAATCGCTCCGATAAGACCGGTCGTCTTGTCTCTGTGAAGCCGAAAGCTCCAGCGCGGACTTTCAATGCAGGTAGCATGTTTGAGAAGATCAGCATGATTACTGCCCCTCGTGAGAAGATTGATGCGCGTATGGCTTTCTCCAAGTCCAGTGTCGAGGGCAAGGAGGTCGAAATCGCAATGGCGTTTCATGCGGTCAAACCGCCCAAGCCCAAACCGGACATGCCGGTGCAACTGGCAAAGC
The Ochrobactrum sp. BTU1 DNA segment above includes these coding regions:
- a CDS encoding MFS transporter encodes the protein MTGLSHEAGSLDASSANWADLFSGRHLAVVSVMAGGILLYAMNLYFTAALMPSIVMDIGGQNYYAWVTTAFVIAAIVASLFVSRVLDWKGAASAYVIAFTIFALGAIGAAISPTMELLIAARVVQGLGGGLLAGLGYAVIRSALPEKLWARATGVVSAMWGLGTLFGPSLGGLFAEFGLWRWAYAALAAAALLLAIIARGSFKQSKASGYRAPVPFASLIPLLLAIIAISISSILPIGLPTLIAVGIGILLLIVFVSIERGATNTILPRITYLPGNSLKWTYLTVAALSAGVMLENFIPLFSQQLAGLSPLLAGLLGAVLSLAWVIAQLFAVSINSEVTRRRAIRLGPLLLAVGLITYSLLLIDHASTATVLLWTIALGVAGLGIGISWPLLGVAAMSSTNDPAEGGKAAAAITTTQLIAFSITSAIAGTLMSAGDGTPLNAATNVSLGIAILCMLGIASAGLATRKRS
- a CDS encoding DoxX family protein; the encoded protein is MTIRSVFTTGLAFLLAAFFVFGAYGNFLLSPQNAASYARWGYPDWFHYITATLELAAAALLINPATRKLGAAIGSFVMAAASLTTLFHAEYDQAIAPLIVLTVSLLTLILSQGVHPEN
- a CDS encoding TetR/AcrR family transcriptional regulator, with translation MVRTVNPEKHEEKRLEILEAAHRCFLREGLQGASIAKICKEAEISPGHLYHYFSSKEEIVEQMADEYLRKLHGDFASHPEGQDTATVLLSELWGMSGWNEVDHCRILFELLSEAGRSERIREILRNNTASIRRMLADTLKAGQARGEVDPSLDVGHTSAMLIAVLDAAPMLPLMVPDVSFEESRKLLTTMITRFLRPQ
- a CDS encoding DUF2000 domain-containing protein → MIFDTKIAILVQSDLQIWQKLNVTAFLASGIAGAVPNGIGEPYVDALGREHARLFSQPVVVFSASLEILQRAWQQSLQRDLTRAAYVRAMFATGHDAANREVFRAENADTPDLVGLALHGPKKDIDKAIKGAQLHP
- a CDS encoding AraC family transcriptional regulator — translated: MKVACLVKTHHTARDAFQLRRDQTTGLEALGARFHSHAYDMHFHDEWLVGVTHYGVQDFFCRGQRRQSTTGKIMLIEPGELHDGQAIQDDGFAYSMLYLPQSLIRQEMGGNDAAIGFRSTLTDDPQLAQAVMRTTSLIIEAAPRLSVEESRDQIIALLCRHLGRAEPKPDIIASDISARAMDYLRAHFEEDIGLEQLVEAVGATDRFSLSRSFRRRYGTSLHAYLVQLRLAAARRLLREQETPAQAAMLSGFADQSHMGRWFRRAYGLTPAQYRRGRTNVPDLPR
- a CDS encoding SDR family NAD(P)-dependent oxidoreductase translates to MSRFEGTTAVVTGAARGLGAALAFSLAEAGCNVVLCGRSMKALEDTADKITKHSGRRVDTVQVDLADMASVTAAIDAIKASHPTIDILVNNGAMWLEDRQEDYSEAEVAGVINAAVTGTFLFTQGLLPALNNSNSPDIITIGSISGLPNAPLQTVSVPFYAAKRAQAALADGLRQKLAGTPVRSIVVHPPYLEDASPLDNSWEASANRQKGQAATSRDIVESVLFALTRPRHVTLSITVDADEGGVFG
- a CDS encoding metal/formaldehyde-sensitive transcriptional repressor, producing MSHTIHQKEKLIARVRRIKGQLEGVERALASEAACAEVLRQLASARGALTGLTAEVMEDHLREHVVEIDDAGERRKGGDEMIEVIRAYMK
- the dmeF gene encoding CDF family Co(II)/Ni(II) efflux transporter DmeF, encoding MAGNHHHAHYSVHNSSASHEHVFLGEDHHRNERKVWLVIALTATMMVVEIIAGSIYGSMALVADGWHMSTHAGAMLITALAYSYSRRHAHDPRFSFGTGKLGDLAGFASAVVLALIALLIGWESFLRLTNPIEISFNQAIAVAVVGLVVNLVSAWLLKDDHGHHHGHSHHHEHDHDHDHNDETGHTHEKVRDNNLRAAYLHVLADALTSVLAIAALLVGKSYGWLWADPLMGVVGALVIARWSWGLIRDSGQVLLDAVPEAGRLKNEIMNHLERSGDHITDLHIWQIGPGHHAAIVAIASHSPKLPSVYKERLGHIHGLSHVTVEVDAA
- a CDS encoding Hsp70 family protein, which produces MTTVNQSQFDGVTLGIDFGTTNTVLSLASPDGSTAVLSVPKDGVDIAGYRSILCFWQDRETGERTSESGPWAMDAFVNAPHSTRMLQSFKTFAAQKSFTDTPVFGKRFKFEDILETFLESVAARLGDRLPPKGNRVVIGRPVIFAGATPDEELAMQRYEKAFRAFGFTDIHYVYEPVAAAYFYAQELKAESTVLVADFGGGTSDFSIVRFEVGADGLSFTPLSQTGLGIAGDTFDYRIIDNAVSPLLGKNGEYKSFGKRLPVPKHYYANFARWNTLFLMNSPATIRALTDLAKNAVDPEPLEHFIHLIENDYGYEIYRAVSNLKVRLSSERISELHFKADDFEIRSDITRNDFDNWIADDVANIEQSVEQAVENAGLTFDGIDRVFLTGGTSFVPAIRTAFEKRFPDAMVTSSNQFDSIANGLALIGQSTDIERWAVKAA
- a CDS encoding L,D-transpeptidase family protein — protein: MIKKILFAVVVIAVALFGYTKVMARIGSGEPPQPAPAGQQADAIEVNKGERRMTLLRDGTVIGTYRIALGGNGDGGHKAREGDQKTPEGAYIIDWRNPRSMAHLSLHVSYPNAADQNAADAAGYSPGGNIMIHGLPNGWGLLAPVHHLWDWTDGCIGVTNAEMREIWSKVPNGTPITIMP
- a CDS encoding TenA family protein; this translates as MSIIAEQKSERFSENLRKSAEPFWSEAVQHRLVQEMFDGSVPQEVMKRYLVQDHRFIDCFLSLLGGVLVNCDNMDAKLTLGRFIGMISNDENSYFERAFAALDVSHVERYDAPDAEPTAAFKALMLEAATSGSYAACLSVLTVAEWLYLDWAQKAPSNLPESFVFSEWIVLHDNPYFSDFVAFLRSELDRVGPQTEAECRSFFQRAVELEKAFFDSAYE
- a CDS encoding DUF5086 domain-containing protein, which produces MGKKRSKVLILALAALTFAAPIVNAQTPDRTIILADTVKLTRWADIHQVPDPAHNDPYYHLEVFEHKKGAKPWVFKRLAHHMVITPDALDKSRTQKQAKTYAYKDVEFWITYKHWRDNPESRAQTPVCETTIIDCLRN
- a CDS encoding cell wall hydrolase, giving the protein MRFGSIRALFGRSKAVAEPVWHYPVTGYCPEDGRYYAVRAKPRQVLHKPHRLVPLVLAAITYLFNSNAIAFQDMASLVPTADIAGHRWTAFVAKAPVGSLHQAEMPFVDATTVTGSIASSGIEVPGIGRVALSGGKKTAKLGVDDPNPDENRINRSDKTGRLVSVKPKAPARTFNAGSMFEKISMITAPREKIDARMAFSKSSVEGKEVEIAMAFHAVKPPKPKPDMPVQLAKLINNDQPDVLALGYAPSKPDYGKTSPFESILTPEADAGRFVPPISDQDHAWAATPLPAESFGTKEQKCLAEAVYYEARGENVKGQVAVAQVVLNRVRNPAYPGTICGVVYQNRNWLNACQFSFACDGQKHRVTEIPQWRLAQQVAKTVTAGQIWLPEVGSSTHYHATYVSPFWAPTMKKMTKIGLHVFYRTYGGGWS